A region from the Streptomyces lydicus genome encodes:
- a CDS encoding ABC transporter permease, with product MLRTALRNVLAHKARLMMTALAVLLGVAFVAGTLIFSDTVSSAVQKASEKNLDGVAVSVQAQAADDTPDVGKDGKRTTLVDEKLADTIRALPGVQSVRRNVNGTATVAGPDNVPLGNDWQNLAANFQPDKDGYDARYPLMQGRGPTADDEIALDEATAKASGHKIGDSVRLATDGPVLTKRLVGIVTTDDPQVTAGGSLTLFDTATAQKLFLHPGQFDELVIGAAPGADQQALTAKVREVLPKNRATATSGTALAAEQSRMVAGQNKALTQTLLTFAGIALFVGVFIIANTFTMLISQRSREIALMRAIGASRRQVVRSVLAEAALLGLISSAVGFALGIGLAVGLRAVLEANGAGFPDGPVVISPAAVLSALGVGVVVTVLAAWLPSRKAAKIAPVEALNTVEAPPALRSLVIRNSLGAIVTGLGVATMFYVSTLEKTDDMPIAMVGGMLTLTGVIILAPLLSRPLVSLAGIVTTRLFGISGKLAKENTLRNPRRTAATASALMIGLTLITGMTVVGNSAGQAMDKMTAQGLKADYKIGTTTFTGLDPELSQKVADLPGVGAAAPLRDAGFQTPNSTMGLKGTDLNTIDKVTQLDFTSGSLKGAGGNDIAVSQEMAKMKGWHTGDTLDATFFDKKKAKLKIVGIYVDNQLLGDSIGTASLVAPHQFQPKVETLLVKAQDGPSQGLAKQIRHTLGDSPLLKVQDHDDLRKENAANIDMVLNVSYGLLGMAVIIAVVGVVNTLAMSVFERTREIGMLRAIGLARSGIKQMVRLESVVIALFGAGLGIAVGVFLSWATGHLVSQGLPTYELLLPWGRLALFVLIAAAVGVLAALWPARRAARLNMLEAIGAQ from the coding sequence ATGCTGCGAACCGCCCTGCGCAATGTCCTTGCGCACAAAGCCCGATTGATGATGACCGCGCTCGCGGTGCTGCTCGGCGTCGCCTTCGTCGCCGGCACCCTCATCTTCAGTGACACCGTCAGCTCGGCCGTCCAGAAGGCGTCCGAGAAGAACCTCGACGGGGTGGCCGTCTCCGTCCAGGCCCAGGCCGCCGACGACACCCCGGACGTCGGCAAGGACGGCAAGCGGACCACCCTTGTCGACGAAAAGCTGGCGGACACCATTCGCGCGCTGCCCGGCGTGCAGTCCGTACGCCGCAATGTCAACGGCACGGCCACCGTCGCCGGCCCGGACAATGTGCCGCTCGGCAACGACTGGCAGAACCTCGCCGCCAACTTCCAGCCGGACAAGGACGGCTACGACGCCCGCTACCCGCTGATGCAGGGCCGCGGACCGACCGCCGACGACGAGATCGCGCTGGACGAGGCGACCGCGAAGGCGTCCGGCCACAAGATCGGTGACTCCGTGCGGCTCGCCACCGACGGCCCGGTGCTGACGAAGCGGCTGGTCGGCATCGTCACCACCGACGACCCGCAGGTGACCGCGGGCGGCAGCCTGACGCTCTTCGACACCGCCACCGCGCAGAAGCTGTTCCTGCACCCCGGCCAGTTCGACGAGCTGGTGATCGGTGCCGCGCCCGGCGCCGATCAGCAGGCACTGACCGCCAAGGTCCGCGAGGTGCTGCCCAAGAACCGCGCCACGGCGACCAGCGGCACCGCGCTCGCCGCCGAGCAGTCCCGGATGGTCGCCGGCCAGAACAAGGCCCTGACCCAGACGCTGCTGACCTTCGCCGGGATCGCGCTGTTCGTCGGCGTCTTCATCATCGCCAACACCTTCACCATGCTGATCTCCCAGCGCAGCCGGGAGATCGCCCTGATGCGCGCGATCGGCGCCTCCCGCCGTCAGGTCGTGCGCTCGGTCCTCGCGGAGGCGGCCCTGCTGGGCCTGATCTCGTCGGCCGTCGGATTCGCGCTGGGCATCGGCCTCGCCGTGGGCCTGCGGGCGGTGCTCGAAGCGAATGGCGCGGGTTTCCCGGACGGACCGGTCGTCATCAGCCCGGCCGCGGTGCTCTCCGCGCTGGGCGTGGGCGTCGTGGTGACCGTACTGGCCGCCTGGCTGCCGTCCCGCAAGGCGGCGAAGATCGCCCCGGTGGAGGCGCTCAACACCGTCGAGGCGCCGCCGGCGCTGCGCAGCCTGGTGATCCGCAACTCCCTCGGCGCGATCGTCACCGGTCTCGGTGTCGCGACCATGTTCTACGTCTCCACGCTGGAGAAGACCGACGACATGCCGATCGCGATGGTGGGCGGAATGCTGACGCTGACCGGCGTCATCATCCTCGCGCCGCTGCTGTCCCGGCCCCTGGTCTCACTGGCGGGCATCGTCACCACCCGGCTCTTCGGCATCAGCGGCAAGCTGGCCAAGGAGAACACGCTGCGCAACCCCCGCCGTACGGCGGCGACCGCCTCGGCGCTGATGATCGGCCTCACCCTGATCACCGGTATGACGGTGGTCGGGAACTCGGCCGGGCAGGCCATGGACAAGATGACGGCCCAGGGGCTGAAGGCCGACTACAAGATCGGGACCACGACGTTCACCGGTCTGGACCCCGAGCTGTCGCAGAAGGTGGCGGATCTCCCGGGCGTCGGGGCGGCGGCTCCGCTGCGCGATGCGGGCTTCCAGACCCCGAATTCCACCATGGGCCTGAAGGGCACCGACCTCAACACGATCGACAAGGTCACCCAACTGGACTTCACCAGCGGTTCGTTGAAGGGCGCCGGCGGCAACGACATCGCGGTCTCCCAGGAGATGGCCAAGATGAAGGGCTGGCACACCGGCGACACCCTGGACGCCACCTTCTTCGACAAGAAGAAGGCGAAGCTCAAGATCGTCGGAATCTACGTGGACAACCAGCTTCTCGGCGACTCGATCGGCACCGCCTCACTGGTGGCGCCGCACCAGTTCCAGCCGAAGGTCGAGACACTGCTGGTGAAGGCCCAGGACGGTCCGTCTCAGGGGCTGGCGAAGCAGATCCGGCACACCCTCGGCGACAGCCCGCTGCTGAAGGTCCAGGACCATGACGACCTGCGCAAGGAGAACGCCGCGAACATCGACATGGTGCTCAACGTCTCCTACGGGCTGCTGGGCATGGCCGTCATCATCGCGGTGGTGGGCGTCGTCAACACCCTCGCCATGTCGGTCTTCGAGCGGACCCGCGAGATCGGGATGCTGCGGGCGATCGGCCTGGCCCGCAGCGGCATCAAGCAGATGGTCCGGCTGGAGTCGGTGGTCATCGCGCTGTTCGGCGCGGGCCTGGGCATCGCGGTGGGCGTCTTCCTCTCCTGGGCCACCGGCCACCTGGTCAGCCAGGGCCTGCCCACCTACGAGCTGCTGCTGCCCTGGGGCCGGCTCGCGCTGTTCGTACTGATCGCGGCGGCCGTGGGGGTGCTGGCCGCCCTCTGGCCGGCCCGCCGGGCGGCCCGGCTGAACATGCTGGAGGCCATCGGCGCACAGTGA
- a CDS encoding ATP-dependent 6-phosphofructokinase, with amino-acid sequence MRIGVLTAGGDCPGLNAVIRSVVHRALTGHGDEVIGFEDGFKGLLEGRYRKLDLEAVSGILARGGTILGSSRLERNRLREACEKSKDLSKDYGIDVLIPIGGEGTLTAARMLADAGMPVVGVPKTIDNDISSTDRTFGFDTAVGVATEAIDRLKTTAESHQRVMVVEVMGRHAGWIALESGMAGGAHGICLPERPFDVNDLVTMVEERFARGKKFAVVCVAEGAHPAEETMDYKKGAIDQFGHERFTGIGNHLAVELEKRLGKEARPVILGHVQRGGTPTAYDRVLATRFGWHAVEAAHRGDFGRMTALRGTDITMVPLHEAVTELKTVPAWRMDEAESVF; translated from the coding sequence ATGCGTATCGGAGTCCTCACCGCAGGCGGCGACTGTCCTGGTCTGAACGCTGTGATCCGGTCTGTTGTCCACCGTGCCCTCACCGGGCACGGCGACGAGGTCATCGGTTTCGAGGACGGCTTCAAGGGGCTGCTCGAAGGCCGCTACCGCAAGCTCGACCTGGAGGCGGTCAGCGGCATCCTGGCCCGCGGTGGCACCATCCTCGGCTCGTCCCGGCTGGAGCGCAACCGGCTCCGGGAGGCCTGCGAGAAGTCCAAGGACCTCTCCAAGGACTACGGCATCGACGTCCTGATCCCGATCGGCGGCGAGGGCACCCTCACCGCCGCCCGGATGCTGGCGGACGCCGGGATGCCGGTCGTCGGCGTCCCCAAGACCATCGACAACGACATCTCCTCCACCGACCGCACCTTCGGCTTCGACACCGCCGTCGGCGTCGCGACGGAGGCGATCGACCGCCTCAAGACCACCGCGGAGTCGCACCAGCGCGTCATGGTCGTCGAGGTGATGGGCCGGCACGCCGGCTGGATCGCGCTGGAGTCCGGGATGGCCGGCGGCGCCCACGGCATCTGCCTGCCGGAGCGCCCCTTCGACGTGAACGACCTGGTCACGATGGTCGAGGAGCGCTTCGCCCGGGGCAAGAAGTTCGCGGTGGTCTGTGTCGCCGAGGGCGCCCACCCGGCCGAGGAGACCATGGACTACAAGAAGGGCGCGATCGACCAGTTCGGCCACGAGCGGTTCACCGGCATCGGCAACCACCTCGCCGTCGAGCTGGAGAAGCGCCTCGGCAAGGAGGCCCGCCCGGTCATCCTCGGCCACGTCCAGCGCGGCGGCACCCCCACCGCGTACGACCGGGTGCTCGCCACCCGCTTCGGCTGGCACGCCGTCGAGGCCGCGCACCGCGGTGACTTCGGCCGGATGACCGCGCTGCGCGGCACCGACATCACGATGGTGCCGCTGCACGAGGCGGTCACCGAACTCAAGACGGTGCCCGCGTGGCGGATGGACGAGGCCGAGTCGGTCTTCTGA
- a CDS encoding sensor histidine kinase, giving the protein MRLPRPRPSRHLRPPRSLAGQLFAMQVVLVAVVVVGCVLFAYLSAGRQAEETARRQATAAATAVADSPAVVAAARTTDPTAALQPYSERLRHDAGVDFVVVMAPDGTRWTHPEPSAIGKKYLGHIGPALHGRVFPETHMGVLGPSVRVVAPVRDPQRGGRITALVSSGITIETISEQLRNQVLALVGVAAGALALGGLGTYVINARLRRHTHGMNAAELSRMHEYHQAALHAVREGLLMLDGQRRVALINDGGRELLGLSDDAVGRLVTELGLPEPLTEALVAPGPRVDELQLTRERVLVVNSAPVSGGERRGSVVTLRDHTELQALSGELDSVRGFTEALRSQAHEAANRLHTVVSLIELGRAEEAVEFATAELELAQALTDRVVGAVAEPVLAALLLGKAAQANERGVELTLTPDSRIDDGLLPPGLPARDLVTVLGNLLDNALDAAAPTREQTAAGPPRVHVTARADGGELLLRVADSGPGVSADAAEEIFRRGWSTKQSPAAPARGRGLGLALVQQAVRRNGGTVTLDRAPEGGARFTVRLPLRTGAPA; this is encoded by the coding sequence CGCCCTCCGCGCAGCCTCGCCGGGCAGCTCTTCGCCATGCAGGTGGTGCTGGTGGCGGTGGTCGTCGTGGGCTGCGTGCTCTTCGCGTACCTCAGCGCGGGACGGCAGGCGGAGGAGACCGCACGGCGGCAGGCGACGGCCGCCGCCACCGCCGTCGCCGACTCCCCCGCGGTGGTGGCCGCCGCGCGCACCACGGACCCGACGGCCGCGCTCCAGCCGTACAGCGAGCGGCTGCGGCACGACGCCGGGGTCGACTTCGTGGTGGTGATGGCCCCGGACGGGACCCGCTGGACGCACCCCGAGCCGTCCGCGATCGGCAAGAAGTACCTGGGGCACATCGGCCCGGCGCTGCACGGCAGGGTCTTCCCCGAGACGCACATGGGGGTGCTCGGCCCGTCCGTACGGGTCGTCGCGCCGGTCCGTGATCCACAGCGCGGCGGCCGGATCACGGCCCTGGTCAGCTCCGGGATCACCATCGAGACGATCAGTGAGCAGCTGCGCAACCAGGTCCTGGCGCTGGTGGGCGTGGCCGCGGGGGCGCTGGCGCTCGGCGGCCTGGGGACGTATGTGATCAATGCCCGGCTGCGCCGGCACACCCATGGGATGAACGCGGCGGAGCTCAGCCGGATGCACGAGTACCACCAGGCCGCGCTGCACGCCGTGCGCGAGGGGCTCTTGATGCTCGACGGGCAGCGCCGGGTCGCCCTGATCAACGACGGCGGGCGGGAGCTGCTGGGGCTGTCGGACGACGCGGTGGGCCGCCTGGTCACCGAGCTGGGCCTGCCGGAGCCGCTGACCGAGGCGCTGGTGGCGCCCGGCCCCCGCGTCGACGAACTCCAGCTGACCCGCGAACGGGTGCTGGTGGTCAACTCCGCACCGGTCTCCGGCGGGGAGCGGCGCGGCAGTGTGGTCACCCTGCGCGATCACACCGAACTCCAGGCGCTGTCCGGGGAGTTGGACTCGGTCCGCGGCTTCACCGAGGCGCTGCGCTCACAGGCCCACGAGGCCGCGAACCGGCTGCACACCGTGGTCTCGCTGATCGAGCTGGGGCGGGCCGAGGAGGCCGTGGAGTTCGCGACCGCGGAGCTGGAGCTGGCCCAGGCGCTGACCGACCGGGTCGTGGGCGCGGTCGCCGAACCGGTGCTCGCCGCGCTGCTGCTCGGCAAGGCCGCGCAGGCCAACGAGCGGGGCGTCGAACTGACCCTGACCCCCGACAGCCGGATCGACGACGGGCTGCTGCCGCCCGGCCTGCCGGCCCGCGACCTGGTGACGGTGCTGGGCAACCTCCTCGACAACGCCCTCGACGCCGCCGCACCCACCCGGGAGCAGACCGCCGCCGGGCCGCCGCGGGTGCACGTCACCGCGCGGGCGGACGGCGGCGAGCTGCTGCTGCGGGTGGCCGACAGCGGCCCAGGGGTGTCCGCGGATGCCGCCGAGGAGATCTTCCGGCGGGGCTGGAGCACCAAGCAGAGCCCGGCCGCGCCCGCCCGGGGCCGCGGTCTTGGCCTGGCCCTGGTCCAGCAGGCGGTGCGCCGCAACGGCGGCACCGTCACCCTGGACCGGGCACCCGAAGGCGGCGCGCGGTTCACCGTACGGCTGCCGCTGCGGACGGGCGCGCCGGCATGA
- the pta gene encoding phosphate acetyltransferase has translation MTRSVYVTGIDRGDGRQVVELGVMELLTRHVDRVGVFRPLTHSDGPDRLFDLLRSRYRLTQSPDTVYGLSYEEASALQAERGTDELVSRLVDRFHAVARDYEYVLVLGSDFAATSLPAELNLNARLANEFGAAVLAVVGGQGQEAESVRAEARNAYGAYHSLGCDVVAVVVNRVAPEIREAVVDRLSARLPVPCYALPEDGSLSAPTVGQIVHTLGAEVLLGDDSGLARDARDFVFGGAMLPTFLKALTPGALVVTPGDRADLVIGSLAAHSAGAPPIAGVLLTLDERPGPDIMALAARLAPGTPVVSVPGGSFPTAGELFAIEGKLNAASPRKAETALGLFERHVDTVELTNRISVARSGRVTPMMFEHELIERSRSGRRRVVLPEGDEERVLRAADVLLRRDVCDLTLLGAEEPILKRAADLAIDLTGAQIIDPQTSELRERFAERYAALRAHKGVSIELAFDVVADVSYFGTLMVQEGLADGMVSGAVHSTAATIRPAFEIIKTRPGAQIVSSVFFMCLADRVLVYGDCAVNPDPDAEQLADIAIQSAATAAQFGVEPRIAMLSYSTGTSGSGADVDKVRKATEIVRELRPDLLVEGPIQYDAAVDAAVAQTKLPDSDVAGKATVLIFPDLNTGNNTYKAVQRSAGAVAVGPVLQGLRKPVNDLSRGALVQDIVNTVAITAVQAQGARPGAGPTS, from the coding sequence GTGACGCGGAGCGTGTACGTGACCGGTATCGACCGCGGCGACGGCCGCCAGGTCGTCGAGCTGGGGGTCATGGAGCTGCTGACCCGCCATGTCGACCGGGTGGGGGTCTTCCGCCCGCTGACCCACAGCGACGGACCCGACCGCTTGTTCGACCTGCTGCGGTCCCGCTACCGGCTCACCCAGTCCCCCGACACCGTGTACGGCCTCAGCTACGAGGAGGCCTCCGCCCTCCAGGCCGAACGCGGCACCGACGAGCTGGTCTCCCGGCTCGTCGACCGCTTTCACGCCGTGGCCAGGGACTACGAGTACGTCCTGGTCCTCGGCTCGGACTTCGCCGCCACCAGCCTCCCGGCCGAGCTGAACCTCAACGCCCGGCTCGCCAACGAATTCGGCGCCGCCGTGCTGGCCGTCGTCGGCGGCCAGGGCCAGGAGGCGGAGTCCGTACGCGCCGAGGCCCGCAACGCCTACGGCGCCTACCACTCGCTGGGCTGCGATGTCGTGGCCGTGGTCGTCAACCGGGTGGCCCCCGAAATCCGCGAGGCGGTCGTCGACCGGCTCTCCGCCCGGCTCCCCGTGCCCTGCTACGCGCTCCCCGAGGACGGCTCGCTCTCCGCGCCGACCGTCGGCCAGATCGTGCACACCCTCGGTGCCGAGGTGCTGCTCGGCGACGACTCGGGCCTCGCCAGGGACGCCAGGGACTTCGTCTTCGGCGGCGCCATGCTGCCGACCTTCCTCAAGGCGCTGACCCCCGGCGCGCTCGTGGTGACCCCCGGAGACCGGGCGGACCTGGTCATCGGCTCGCTCGCCGCGCACAGCGCCGGTGCCCCGCCGATCGCCGGTGTGCTGCTCACCCTGGACGAGCGGCCCGGCCCCGACATCATGGCGCTGGCCGCCCGGCTCGCCCCCGGCACCCCGGTGGTCTCCGTGCCCGGCGGCTCCTTCCCGACCGCGGGCGAGCTGTTCGCGATCGAGGGCAAGCTGAACGCCGCCTCGCCGCGCAAGGCGGAGACCGCGCTCGGCCTGTTCGAGCGGCATGTGGACACCGTGGAGCTGACGAACCGCATCTCCGTCGCCCGCTCCGGCCGGGTCACGCCCATGATGTTCGAGCACGAACTGATCGAGCGCTCCCGCTCCGGCCGCCGCCGGGTCGTCCTCCCCGAGGGGGACGAGGAGCGGGTGCTGCGGGCCGCCGATGTGCTGCTGCGCCGCGACGTCTGCGACCTGACGCTGCTGGGCGCCGAGGAGCCGATCCTCAAGCGCGCCGCCGACCTGGCCATCGACCTGACCGGCGCCCAGATCATCGACCCGCAGACCTCCGAGCTGCGCGAGCGGTTCGCCGAGCGCTACGCCGCGCTGCGCGCCCACAAGGGCGTCAGCATCGAGCTGGCCTTCGACGTGGTCGCGGACGTCTCCTACTTCGGCACCCTGATGGTCCAGGAGGGCCTGGCAGACGGCATGGTCTCCGGCGCGGTGCACTCCACCGCCGCCACCATCCGGCCCGCCTTCGAGATCATCAAGACCAGGCCGGGCGCCCAGATCGTGTCCTCGGTGTTCTTCATGTGCCTGGCCGACCGGGTCCTGGTCTACGGCGACTGCGCGGTCAACCCGGACCCGGACGCCGAACAGCTGGCGGACATCGCCATCCAGTCGGCCGCCACCGCCGCCCAGTTCGGCGTCGAGCCGCGGATCGCGATGCTGTCGTACTCCACCGGCACCTCCGGCTCGGGCGCGGACGTCGACAAGGTCCGCAAGGCCACCGAGATCGTCCGCGAGCTGCGCCCCGACCTGCTGGTCGAGGGCCCGATCCAGTACGACGCGGCGGTGGACGCGGCGGTCGCGCAGACCAAGCTCCCCGACTCCGACGTGGCCGGCAAGGCCACCGTGCTGATCTTCCCGGACCTCAACACCGGCAACAACACCTACAAGGCCGTGCAGCGCTCGGCCGGTGCGGTCGCCGTCGGCCCGGTCCTGCAGGGGCTGCGCAAGCCGGTCAACGACCTCTCGCGCGGCGCTCTGGTCCAGGACATCGTGAACACCGTGGCCATCACGGCCGTCCAGGCACAGGGCGCCCGCCCCGGCGCCGGCCCCACCTCCTGA
- a CDS encoding ABC transporter ATP-binding protein, producing the protein MSHPAAFPGFPGSPAPARAGGAVAARATDLSKVYGQGETRVVALDSVSVEFGKAKFTAIMGPSGSGKSTLMHCMAGLDTISSGSARIGDVELSSLGDKQLTRLRRDKIGFIFQAFNLLPTLSALENITLPMDIAGRKPDKEWLNAVIETVGLSGRLAHRPAQLSGGQQQRVAVARALAAQPEIIFADEPTGNLDSRSGAEVLGFLRESVQAMQQTVVMVTHDPVAAGYADRVVFLADGRIVEELYEPTPDAVLDRMRLFDAKGRTR; encoded by the coding sequence GTGTCCCACCCGGCCGCCTTTCCGGGTTTTCCCGGTTCCCCCGCCCCCGCCCGCGCCGGCGGTGCCGTCGCCGCCCGTGCCACGGATCTGAGCAAGGTCTACGGCCAGGGGGAGACCCGTGTGGTCGCGCTGGACTCCGTCTCGGTCGAGTTCGGCAAGGCCAAGTTCACCGCGATCATGGGTCCGTCCGGCTCCGGCAAGTCGACGCTGATGCACTGCATGGCCGGGCTGGACACGATCTCGTCCGGCTCGGCCCGGATCGGCGACGTGGAGCTGTCCTCGCTGGGCGACAAGCAGCTGACGCGGCTGCGCCGGGACAAGATCGGCTTCATCTTCCAGGCGTTCAACCTGCTGCCGACGCTGAGCGCGCTGGAGAACATCACCCTGCCGATGGACATCGCGGGCCGCAAGCCCGACAAGGAATGGCTGAACGCCGTGATCGAGACCGTCGGCCTGTCCGGCCGGCTCGCGCACCGGCCGGCCCAGCTCTCCGGCGGCCAGCAGCAGCGCGTCGCGGTCGCCCGCGCGCTGGCCGCCCAGCCGGAGATCATCTTCGCGGACGAGCCGACCGGCAACCTCGACTCCCGCTCGGGCGCCGAAGTGCTGGGCTTCCTGCGGGAGTCCGTGCAGGCGATGCAGCAGACGGTCGTGATGGTCACCCACGACCCGGTCGCCGCGGGCTATGCGGACCGGGTGGTCTTCCTCGCGGACGGCCGGATCGTCGAGGAGCTGTACGAGCCGACCCCGGACGCCGTCCTGGACCGGATGCGGCTGTTCGACGCCAAGGGCCGTACGCGCTGA
- a CDS encoding response regulator gives MRPVTPSDIRVLVVEDDPVAADAHALYVGRVPGFTVSGTVHSGGDARRHLDAHPVDLLLLDLYLPDGHGLQLVRTLRAAGHTADIIAVTSARDLAMVREGVSLGVVQYVLKPFTFATLRDRLTRYAQFRATTGEASGQDEVDRAIAALRAPRPAALPKGLTAATLRAVTDVLRAAGSGLTATEAAADVGISRITARRYLEHLVESGRAARAPQYGQVGRPELRYRWSGH, from the coding sequence ATGCGGCCGGTGACCCCCTCCGACATCCGGGTCCTCGTCGTCGAGGACGATCCGGTCGCCGCCGACGCACACGCCCTGTACGTGGGGCGGGTGCCCGGCTTCACGGTCTCCGGCACCGTGCACTCCGGCGGCGACGCCCGCCGCCATCTCGACGCGCACCCCGTCGATCTGCTGCTGCTCGACCTCTATCTGCCGGACGGCCACGGGCTGCAGCTGGTGCGGACGCTGCGCGCGGCCGGCCACACCGCCGACATCATCGCGGTCACCTCCGCCCGGGATCTGGCGATGGTGCGCGAGGGCGTCTCGCTGGGCGTGGTGCAGTACGTGCTGAAGCCCTTCACCTTCGCCACCCTGCGCGACCGGCTCACCCGCTATGCACAGTTCCGCGCCACCACCGGCGAGGCCAGCGGGCAGGACGAGGTGGACCGGGCGATCGCGGCGCTGCGCGCACCGCGTCCGGCGGCGCTGCCCAAGGGGCTGACCGCGGCCACCCTGCGGGCCGTCACCGATGTGCTGCGGGCCGCGGGGAGCGGGCTGACGGCGACCGAGGCGGCCGCCGATGTGGGCATCTCCCGGATCACCGCCCGCCGTTATCTCGAACATCTGGTGGAGAGCGGCCGGGCCGCCCGCGCTCCCCAGTACGGCCAGGTCGGCCGCCCCGAGTTGCGCTACCGGTGGTCGGGCCACTGA